A genomic stretch from Phoenix dactylifera cultivar Barhee BC4 unplaced genomic scaffold, palm_55x_up_171113_PBpolish2nd_filt_p 000051F, whole genome shotgun sequence includes:
- the LOC103716978 gene encoding ABSCISIC ACID-INSENSITIVE 5-like protein 1: MMPRHQLSTETLSENKTKSTKREGSRRRSEKPIPAFSTMTLPAILSRTLDEILTTALDPDDAMQSSNMDDFLTNLWASDEVNTSTITATTGSISPLLHNKDRTLSCTTLWEKTMDEVWVKIQREETLHSPHTHDQSTLEEITLEEFLVQAGVVQEGHNSCVSLTLSPQWIPGNNSRAQNDGEEKGFNHVLGLGDKNHGNLMCTKSGVYHGEGENKGVVGFGAQQLEMGSPGSQISISTASTHRNASVEHVDGLGLFGREEVGGRSCRGKRGLNDMIGRMMERRKRRMIKNRESAARSRARKRAYTLDLEVEVNQLKEENAALQEDKQRFWAETTHAVLQLMDENSWINAQKTIYTHRRYNSCSW, from the exons ATGATGCCTAGACACCAGCTCAGCACCGAAACCTTGAGCGAAAACAAGACCAAAAGCACAAAGAGAGAGGGGTCGAGAAGACGAAGCGAGAAACCAATACCAGCATTCTCCACAATGACGCTGCCTGCTATCTTATCTCGCACCTTGGATGAGATCTTGACCACCGCCCTAGATCCTGATGACGCCATGCAGTCCAGCAACATGGATGATTTCCTCACCAACCTCTGGGCTTCTGATGAGGTCAACACCTCCACCATCACTGCTACCACAGGCTCCATCTCTCCACTGCTCCATAACAAAGACCGCACCCTCAGTTGCACCACATTGTGGGAGAAGACCATGGATGAGGTATGGGTAAAGATCCAGAGGGAGGAAACACTACACAGCCCCCACACTCATGACCAGTCTACCCTTGAGGAGATCACCCTCGAAGAATTTCTTGTACAGGCAGGTGTAGTACAAGAAGGGCACAATTCTTGTGTTTCCTTAACACTATCTCCACAGTGGATCCCAGGCAACAATTCAAGAGCTCAAAATGATGGTGAAGAGAAAGGGTTCAACCATGTTCTGGGGTTGGGGGACAAGAACCATGGGAATCTCATGTGCACCAAAAGCGGAGTTTATCatggagagggagagaacaAGGGGGTGGTGGGGTTTGGAGCACAGCAGTTAGAGATGGGATCACCAGGAAGCCAAATTTCAATAAGCACAGCATCAACTCATCGTAATGCATCAGTGGAGCACGTAGATGGGCTTGGTTTATTTGGTAGGGAGGAAGTAGGAGGGAGGAGTTGTAGGGGAAAGAGGGGTTTGAATGATATGATAGGAAGGATGATGGAGCGGCGAAAGAGGAGGATGATCAAGAATCGTGAATCTGCTGCTCGTTCTCGTGCCAGAAAGCGG GCTTACACATTGGACCTAGAAGTAGAGGTCAACCAGCTCAAAGAAGAGAATGCCGCACTCCAAGAAGACAAG CAAAGGTTCTGGGCAGAAACAACGCATGCA GTCCTTCAGTTGATGGATGAAAATTCATGGATCAATGCACAGAAGACTATTTACACTCATCGCCGGTATAATAGTTGCTCATGGTGA
- the LOC103716979 gene encoding thaumatin-like protein translates to MKQLMLKLPTSVLFPLIWQFILFGGLVNGQLVTFHISNKCPFPIWPAAAPNAGHPVIADGGFFLPPGQTKRVYAPPTWNGRFWARTGCNFNSTSKPVCQTGDCESLLSCNGTIGMPPATLVEVALQEDKSKPSFYDVSVVDGYNLPISVSTKPADRKCWIGGCTKSINSVCPPELQVLDQSGGIIACKSACLAFNLDVFCCRNSYGKPEKCKASMYSKMFKDACPSYFSYAYDTPSPLVNCYSKDYVITFCPSKWETHLSM, encoded by the exons ATGAAGCAGCTCATGTTGAAGCTCCCAACATCTGTACTCTTTCCTTTGATATGGCAGTTCATCTTGTTTG GTGGCCTTGTGAATGGGCAGCTGGTGACATTCCACATCTCTAACAAGTGCCCCTTCCCAATATGGCCAGCTGCTGCTCCTAATGCCGGCCATCCTGTGATTGCTGATGGTggcttcttcctcccacctGGACAAACCAAGCGAGTCTATGCCCCACCAACATGGAATGGGCGTTTCTGGGCCAGAACCGGTTGCAACTTCAACTCCACCTCTAAACCTGTTTGCCAAACCGGCGACTGCGAAAGCCTGCTCTCATGCAATGGAACTATAGGCATGCCTCCTGCCACACTTGTGGAG GTTGCATTGCAGGAAGATAAGAGCAAACCTAGCTTCTATGATGTTAGTGTGGTTGATGGGTACAATCTACCCATTTCTGTCTCAACCAAGCCAGCCGATCGAAAGTGTTGGATTGGTGGGTGCACAAAGAGCATTAACAGCGTATGCCCACCAGAGCTCCAGGTTTTAGATCAAAGTGGAGGTATCATTGCATGCAAGAGTGCATGTCTGGCATTCAATTTGGATGTGTTTTGCTGTCGAAATTCCTATGGGAAGCCAGAAAAGTGCAAGGCCAGCATGTACTCTAAGATGTTCAAGGACGCTTGCCCTTCCTATTTTAGCTATGCTTATGACACTCCATCTCCACTTGTGAATTGCTACTCCAAAGATTATGTAATCACCTTCTGCCCCTCCAAATGGGAAACTCACCTGTCTATGTAA